From the genome of Oxyura jamaicensis isolate SHBP4307 breed ruddy duck chromosome 2, BPBGC_Ojam_1.0, whole genome shotgun sequence, one region includes:
- the PPDPFL gene encoding pancreatic progenitor cell differentiation and proliferation factor-like protein: MASVPSAGCLLAKNQYYRTRQNSESSVSSSSSCSSDAVNVTDQDKAFHGLPELLDKCWWIKSFFHYEPSPPTVGRKTLSASSANS, encoded by the exons ATGGCCTCGGTACCCTCCGCCGGCTGCCTGCTGGCCAAGAACCAGTACTACCGCA CAAGACAGAACTCAGAATCCAGTgtttcttccagctcctcctgctcttcAGATGCTGTGAATGTTACAGACCAGGACAAAGCATTTCATG GGTTACCTGAATTACTTGATAAATGTTGGTGgataaaaagctttttccacTATGAACCATCTCCACCAACTGTTGGCAGAAAAACACTATCAGCAAGCAG TGCCAACAGTTGA